A genomic region of Synechococcales cyanobacterium CNB contains the following coding sequences:
- the lpxC gene encoding UDP-3-O-[3-hydroxymyristoyl] N-acetylglucosamine deacetylase: MVRNARAQRARGDEEHRASPAARGQVGRDQGTNQGSRIRTHRPTVIVPGTPRRTLARGARVEGVGLFTAAAARCTIRPSGPGTGVLLRRSDVPGAPPFPAARASLSDRPVHPAFRAIDPRCTTLGPAHAGVSTVEHVLSALAGLGVTDALVEVSGPELPILDGSAAPFVGAILDAGLHEIAPPSAPIRLRAPVVVEACGATIAAEPADAFSASYSLDYGPGSPVPAQRAEWSGDPSAYAVEIAPARTFCLRAEAEAMRAAGLFAHLTPRDMLVLDTAGPIDNTLRFPDEPARHKLLDLVGDLALLGRPLLARVRAERSGHALTHRLTGAILDAAL, translated from the coding sequence CTGGTTCGCAACGCCCGCGCTCAACGCGCACGAGGCGATGAGGAACATCGCGCTTCTCCGGCGGCTCGCGGGCAGGTTGGACGAGATCAAGGCACGAATCAAGGCTCTCGAATCCGAACACACAGACCGACCGTGATCGTCCCGGGCACGCCACGACGAACCCTCGCCCGCGGCGCACGCGTCGAGGGCGTCGGACTGTTCACCGCCGCCGCGGCGCGATGCACCATCCGCCCGTCCGGTCCGGGCACGGGCGTCCTCCTCCGGCGGTCCGACGTTCCGGGTGCCCCCCCCTTTCCCGCGGCGCGCGCGTCGCTCTCCGATCGCCCCGTCCATCCGGCCTTTCGCGCCATCGATCCTCGCTGCACGACGCTCGGCCCCGCGCACGCCGGCGTCTCGACGGTCGAGCACGTCCTGTCCGCCCTCGCGGGCCTGGGCGTAACCGACGCCCTCGTCGAGGTCTCCGGCCCGGAACTCCCGATCCTCGACGGCTCGGCGGCGCCGTTCGTCGGCGCGATCCTGGACGCCGGCCTGCACGAGATTGCCCCCCCCTCGGCGCCGATCCGGCTCCGCGCACCCGTCGTTGTCGAGGCCTGCGGCGCGACGATCGCCGCCGAACCCGCCGACGCGTTCTCCGCCTCGTACTCGCTCGACTACGGCCCAGGCTCGCCGGTGCCGGCGCAGCGCGCCGAGTGGTCCGGCGATCCCTCGGCCTATGCCGTGGAGATCGCGCCCGCTCGCACCTTCTGTCTGCGCGCCGAGGCGGAGGCGATGCGGGCGGCGGGGCTGTTCGCGCACCTGACGCCGCGCGACATGCTCGTGCTCGACACCGCCGGCCCCATCGACAACACGCTCCGCTTTCCCGACGAGCCGGCGCGCCACAAGTTGCTCGACCTCGTCGGCGATCTCGCGCTGCTGGGCCGACCCCTGCTCGCCCGCGTGCGGGCGGAGCGGTCGGGCCATGCGCTGACCCACCGCCTGACGGGAGCGATCCTCGACGCTGCACTTTGA
- a CDS encoding OmpH family outer membrane protein, with translation MSPSSARCRSRSTSGSRSWTSRATATACSRSRWTCPSDARTPLLGGIVDATAASVAGMIVCPQTRRSGAPLARGPLKGDTKMTTGRFSPHALAVAVLAVVLVASLSWRAGANAAPKPAAAPTAVCVLNVERVLNGLNELTEFNTRLQARVDELQKSLDRLKVQIEGKAAELDELQKSAVAQRRSVRAELFELEAQAKARQEVLQTLLNIEKGEAIRAMYLKMVEATRDVAAKAGYDLVLFDDQGMTIPEGMPDRNVNAAIQARQVIYASSAIDISDQVLTYMNNLHSAGARN, from the coding sequence ATGTCCCCCAGCTCAGCCCGGTGCCGCTCGCGTTCGACTTCGGGTTCCCGATCGTGGACCAGCCGGGCGACCGCGACCGCCTGTTCACGTTCTCGCTGGACGTGCCCTTCTGATGCCCGAACGCCGCTCTTGGGCGGGATCGTCGACGCGACCGCGGCGAGCGTGGCCGGTATGATTGTCTGCCCGCAGACGCGCCGCAGCGGCGCCCCACTCGCACGCGGGCCTCTCAAGGGAGACACAAAGATGACCACGGGTCGATTCTCGCCGCACGCTCTGGCCGTCGCCGTGCTCGCGGTGGTTCTCGTCGCCTCGCTGTCGTGGCGTGCCGGGGCGAACGCCGCGCCGAAGCCGGCCGCCGCGCCGACCGCTGTGTGCGTGCTGAACGTGGAACGTGTGCTGAACGGTCTGAACGAGTTGACGGAGTTCAACACGCGGCTGCAGGCGCGTGTGGACGAGCTGCAGAAGTCCCTGGACCGTCTGAAGGTGCAGATCGAGGGCAAGGCCGCGGAGCTGGACGAGCTCCAGAAGTCGGCGGTGGCGCAGCGTCGTTCGGTGCGTGCCGAGCTGTTCGAGCTCGAGGCGCAGGCGAAGGCCCGGCAGGAGGTGCTGCAGACGCTGCTGAACATCGAGAAGGGCGAGGCGATCCGCGCGATGTACCTGAAGATGGTGGAGGCGACGCGCGACGTGGCGGCGAAGGCGGGCTACGACCTGGTGCTGTTCGACGACCAGGGCATGACGATTCCCGAGGGGATGCCGGACCGGAACGTGAACGCGGCGATCCAGGCGCGTCAGGTGATCTATGCGTCGAGCGCGATCGACATCAGCGACCAGGTGCTGACGTACATGAACAACCTGCACAGCGCGGGCGCTCGCAACTGA
- the lpxD gene encoding UDP-3-O-(3-hydroxymyristoyl)glucosamine N-acyltransferase, with amino-acid sequence MAVETTTGTIADALGADLIGRADLPIDAVAPIERAGPRSLTFIRTDEYARLWPGSAAAAAIVSRALRVPGHNPEARTLLLVDDADIALIRTLELFAARAAPPPPPPGVHPSAVVDPAAAVAASATVGPGCVVEAGASVGEGSVLVARVFVGRGASIGKRCTLHPGVTVYHNCRICDHCIIHAGTVIGADGFGYRPAPDGSGLVKIPHLGAVLVEPAVEIGANSTIDRGKLDDTVIGAGTKIDNLVQVGHSCRVGRCCVLCGQVGLAGSVVVEDGAMLGGQVGVGDNLRVGARAKVGAQSGVMDNVPAGESWFATPALNAHEAMRNIALLRRLAGRLDEIKARIKALESEHTDRP; translated from the coding sequence ATGGCCGTCGAGACCACCACAGGAACGATCGCCGACGCGCTGGGCGCGGATCTGATCGGGCGGGCGGACCTGCCGATCGACGCGGTCGCGCCGATCGAGCGTGCCGGCCCGCGCTCGCTGACGTTCATCCGCACGGACGAGTACGCGCGGCTGTGGCCCGGCTCTGCGGCGGCGGCGGCCATCGTTTCCCGCGCGCTGCGCGTGCCGGGGCACAACCCCGAGGCGCGCACGCTTCTGCTGGTTGACGACGCGGACATCGCGCTCATCCGCACGCTCGAGCTCTTCGCGGCGCGGGCCGCGCCCCCGCCCCCCCCTCCGGGCGTCCATCCGAGCGCGGTCGTTGATCCGGCGGCCGCCGTCGCCGCGTCGGCCACGGTCGGCCCGGGGTGCGTCGTCGAGGCGGGCGCGTCGGTGGGCGAAGGCTCCGTGCTCGTGGCGCGCGTGTTTGTCGGGCGCGGAGCGTCCATCGGCAAGCGCTGCACGCTCCACCCCGGCGTCACCGTCTACCACAACTGCCGCATCTGCGACCACTGCATCATCCACGCCGGCACGGTCATCGGCGCGGACGGGTTCGGCTACCGGCCCGCGCCGGACGGCTCCGGCCTCGTCAAGATCCCGCACCTGGGCGCGGTCCTCGTCGAGCCGGCCGTCGAGATCGGCGCGAACTCGACCATCGACCGCGGCAAGCTCGACGACACCGTCATCGGCGCGGGAACCAAGATCGACAATCTCGTGCAGGTCGGCCACTCCTGCCGAGTCGGCCGATGCTGCGTTCTCTGCGGCCAGGTCGGTCTCGCCGGCTCCGTTGTCGTGGAGGACGGCGCGATGCTCGGCGGCCAGGTCGGCGTGGGCGACAACCTCCGCGTCGGCGCGCGCGCGAAGGTCGGCGCGCAGTCCGGGGTGATGGACAACGTCCCCGCGGGTGAGTCCTGGTTCGCAACGCCCGCGCTCAACGCGCACGAGGCGATGAGGAACATCGCGCTTCTCCGGCGGCTCGCGGGCAGGTTGGACGAGATCAAGGCACGAATCAAGGCTCTCGAATCCGAACACACAGACCGACCGTGA